In Brassica rapa cultivar Chiifu-401-42 chromosome A06, CAAS_Brap_v3.01, whole genome shotgun sequence, a single window of DNA contains:
- the LOC103872821 gene encoding V-type proton ATPase subunit B3, producing the protein MVAAGIDMDEGALEIGMEYRTVSGVAGPLVILEKVKGPKYQEIVNIRLGDGSMRRGQVLEVDGEKAVVQVFEGTSGIDNKFTTVQFTGEVLKTPVSQDMLGRIFNGSGKPIDNGPPILPEAYLDISGSSINPSERTYPEEMIQTGISTIDVMNSIARGQKIPLFSAAGLPHNEIAAQICRQAGLVKRLEKTENLIEDHGEDNFAIVFAAMGVNMETAQFFKRDFEENGSMERVTLFLNLANDPTIERIITPRIALTTAEYLAYECGKHVLVILTDMSSYADALREVSAAREEVPGRRGYPGYMYTDLATIYERAGRIEGRKGSITQIPILTMPNDDITHPTPDLTGYITEGQIYIDRQLHNRQIYPPINVLPSLSRLMKSAIGEGMTRRDHSDVSNQLYANYAIGKDVQAMKAVVGEEALSSEDLLYLEFLDKFERKFVMQGAYDTRNIFQSLDLAWTLLRIFPRELLHRIPAKTLDQFYSRDATS; encoded by the exons AGTACAGAACTGTCTCAGGTGTTGCAGGACCTTTGGTCATCCTTGAAAAAGTGAAG GGTCCAAAGTACCAGGAGATTGTTAATATTCGCCTAGGAGATGGATCTATGAGACGTGGTCAGGTCTTGGAGGTTGATGGGGAGAAAGCTGTTGTCCAG GTTTTTGAAGGAACATCCGGAATTGACAACAAATTTACCACCGTGCAATTCACTGGAGAG GTTTTGAAGACCCCTGTATCACAGGACATGCTTGGCCGCATTTTTAACGGCTCAGGAAAGCCAATTGATAATGGCCCTCCTATTTTGCCAGAGGCTTACCTTGATATCTCTG GAAGTTCAATCAACCCCAGTGAAAGAACCTACCCTGAAGAGATGATTCAAACTGGGATTTCTACCATTGATGTCATGAACTCGATCGCTCGTGGACAGAAGATTCCTCTTTTCTCTGCTGCTGGTCTACCTCATAACGAAATCGCTGCTCAAATTTGTCGTCAGGCTGGTCTTGTTAAGCGGTTGGAAAAGACTGAGAACCTAATTGAG GATCATGGAGAGGACAATTTTGCAATTGTCTTCGCAGCTATGGGTGTAAACATGGAGACAGCTCAGTTCTTCAAGCgtgattttgaagaaaatggaTCAATGGAAAGGGTTACCCTTTTCCTGAACCTG GCCAATGACCCGACCATCGAGAGAATCATCACTCCTCGAATTGCCCTGACAACCGCAGAGTATTTAGCTTATGAATGTGGGAAGCATGTGCTTGTTATATTGACAGACATGAGTTCTTATGCAGATGCTCTTCGTGAG GTCTCTGCTGCTAGAGAAGAAGTACCTGGAAGACGTGGATATCCAGGTTATATGTACACAGATCTTGCAACTATTTATGAGCGTGCAGGGCGTATTGAAGGAAGAAAGGGTTCCATCACCCAAATCCCTATCCTGACTATGCCCAATGATG ACATCACTCACCCTACTCCGGATCTTACTGGTTACATTACCGAGGGTCAGATATACATTGACAGGCAGCTTCACAACAGACAG ATATATCCACCCATTAACGTGCTTCCATCACTTTCTCGATTAATGAAG AGTGCTATTGGTGAGGGAATGACTCGTCGTGACCATTCTGATGTGTCCAACCAG CTCTACGCAAACTATGCAATCGGGAAGGATGTCCAAGCCATGAAAGCTGTCGTTGGAGAAGAGGCTCTTTCTTCTGAGGATCTG CTGTACTTAGAGTTCCTGGACAAATTTGAGAGGAAGTTTGTGATGCAAGGAGCATACGATACAAGAAACATTTTCCAGTCACTTGATTTGGCATGGACACTGCTCCGTATCTTCCCACGTGAGCTTCTCCACCGTATTCCTGCCAAAACTCTTGATCAATTCTACAGCCGCGATGCAACAAGCTAA